In Bradyrhizobium sp. CCBAU 051011, the following are encoded in one genomic region:
- a CDS encoding trimeric intracellular cation channel family protein, producing the protein MWSLPPGDTVLHLLTYVALTAQAMTAALAAGRRSMDWAGVCMLGCITALGGGTIRDVLLGQYPLVWVQNPSYLALTGIAAFGTILIARQVHRLNAAFLVLDAIGLVVFTMAGCDVAWQMNASLPIVIVSGMITGCAGGVLRDILCNDVPLLFRAELYASVSVVTGLFYATAFGLNLNPPLWTALTFVLGLTLRLLAIRYKWEMPKFVFNGEQR; encoded by the coding sequence ATGTGGAGCCTGCCGCCCGGCGATACCGTTCTGCATCTGTTGACTTACGTCGCGTTGACCGCGCAGGCGATGACCGCAGCACTCGCGGCGGGTAGGCGTAGCATGGACTGGGCCGGCGTATGCATGCTCGGCTGTATTACCGCACTTGGCGGCGGCACCATCCGCGATGTGCTGCTCGGGCAATATCCGCTGGTCTGGGTGCAGAACCCGTCTTACCTGGCGCTGACCGGGATCGCGGCCTTCGGGACCATCCTGATCGCGCGGCAGGTGCATCGGCTCAATGCGGCGTTCCTGGTGCTCGATGCGATCGGGCTCGTGGTCTTCACGATGGCGGGCTGCGATGTCGCCTGGCAGATGAACGCTTCGCTGCCGATCGTGATCGTGTCCGGCATGATCACGGGCTGCGCCGGCGGCGTGCTGCGCGACATTCTCTGCAACGACGTGCCGCTGTTGTTTCGAGCCGAACTCTACGCCAGCGTCTCCGTCGTGACCGGACTGTTCTACGCCACCGCCTTCGGACTCAACCTCAATCCCCCGCTCTGGACGGCGCTGACATTCGTGCTCGGTCTGACGCTGCGTCTGCTCGCCATCCGCTACAAATGGGAAATGCCGAAATTCGTGTTCAATGGGGAGCAGCGGTGA
- a CDS encoding bifunctional 2-polyprenyl-6-hydroxyphenol methylase/3-demethylubiquinol 3-O-methyltransferase UbiG, translating to MAQNIYDNPDFFAAYSQLPRQVHGLDGAPEWPAVQAMLPALTGKRVADLGCGFGWTSRWMRAQGAVSVLGLDLSQNMIARAKADTTDPTIEYLLADLETLELPEAAFELVYSALTFHYVEDFPRLARMMHKALVPGGDLVFTIEHPIFMAAAHPHWMADEDDRKTWPVNRYSVEGERRTDWFAKGVVKYHRTLGTTLNALIDAGFQLRRVKEFAPTREQIERAPELAEELERPMMLLVSARKPERR from the coding sequence GTGGCACAGAATATCTACGACAATCCCGATTTCTTCGCTGCCTACAGCCAATTGCCTCGCCAGGTGCATGGGCTGGACGGAGCGCCCGAATGGCCAGCAGTCCAGGCCATGCTGCCGGCGCTGACCGGCAAGCGCGTCGCCGACCTGGGCTGCGGCTTCGGCTGGACCTCGCGCTGGATGCGCGCGCAGGGCGCGGTCTCGGTGCTTGGCCTCGATCTGTCGCAGAACATGATCGCACGCGCCAAGGCCGATACCACGGACCCCACCATTGAATATCTGCTCGCCGACCTCGAGACGCTGGAACTGCCGGAAGCGGCTTTCGAACTCGTCTACAGCGCCCTGACCTTTCACTATGTCGAGGATTTTCCGCGCCTTGCGCGCATGATGCACAAGGCGCTGGTGCCCGGCGGAGATCTGGTATTCACGATCGAGCATCCGATCTTCATGGCTGCGGCGCATCCGCATTGGATGGCCGATGAAGACGACCGCAAGACTTGGCCAGTCAACCGCTACTCGGTCGAGGGCGAGCGACGCACGGACTGGTTCGCCAAGGGCGTGGTGAAGTACCACCGGACCCTCGGCACGACGCTCAACGCGCTGATTGATGCGGGCTTCCAGTTACGCCGGGTCAAGGAATTCGCCCCGACGCGCGAACAGATCGAGCGCGCGCCCGAACTGGCCGAAGAGCTGGAGCGACCGATGATGCTCCTGGTCTCGGCACGAAAGCCAGAAAGGCGTTAA
- a CDS encoding VOC family protein: protein MALKRMDNVGIVVEDLGGTIEFFRELGLELEGRATIEGEWAGRVTGLGDQHVEIAMMRTPDGHSRLELSRFLRPPVVADHRNAPVNALGYLRIMFAVDDIDETLERLRTRGAQLVGEIVQYKDAYRLCYIRGPEGLLIGLAQELS, encoded by the coding sequence ATGGCGCTCAAGCGGATGGACAACGTAGGAATCGTCGTCGAAGACCTCGGAGGGACGATTGAATTCTTTCGCGAACTCGGCCTCGAGCTCGAAGGGCGGGCCACGATCGAAGGAGAATGGGCCGGACGTGTCACTGGACTGGGCGATCAGCATGTCGAGATTGCCATGATGCGCACACCGGACGGCCATAGCCGGCTCGAGCTCTCCCGCTTCCTCAGGCCGCCTGTCGTCGCAGATCACCGGAACGCCCCGGTCAACGCACTAGGCTACCTCCGCATCATGTTCGCCGTGGACGACATCGACGAGACGCTTGAAAGGCTCCGCACGCGCGGCGCGCAGCTCGTAGGCGAAATAGTCCAGTATAAAGACGCGTATCGGCTGTGCTACATCCGTGGGCCTGAAGGGCTTCTCATCGGACTCGCCCAAGAACTCAGCTGA
- a CDS encoding oxaloacetate decarboxylase: MLTSADKRAAFRKLHESGCFIIPNPFDVGSAKALQHLGFKALASTSAGFAWTLGKADNRVTVDDVCDHLTAICAAVDIPVNADFEDGFAHEPDKVAVNVARAVKTGVAGLSIEDFTGDNAKPLFDRALAVDRIRAARQAIDADNSGVLLTGRCEAFLRGQKDLELVIDRLTAYAEAGADCLYAPGIATAEEISAVVKAVQPKPVNLLVGTGPSLKEASALGVRRISIGASLARMAWAGFMKASKEMAEKGTFGEFANGYSGGDLNKMFS; encoded by the coding sequence ATGCTGACATCTGCTGACAAGCGCGCTGCATTCCGGAAACTGCACGAGAGCGGATGCTTCATCATCCCCAATCCCTTTGACGTCGGCAGCGCGAAGGCGCTGCAGCATCTCGGCTTCAAGGCGCTGGCCTCCACCAGCGCCGGCTTTGCATGGACCCTCGGCAAGGCGGACAACCGCGTCACCGTCGACGACGTCTGCGATCATCTCACGGCGATCTGTGCGGCGGTCGATATCCCCGTCAACGCCGACTTCGAGGACGGCTTTGCGCATGAGCCGGACAAGGTCGCCGTCAATGTCGCGCGCGCGGTGAAGACCGGCGTCGCCGGCCTGTCGATCGAGGATTTTACCGGCGATAACGCAAAACCGCTGTTCGACCGCGCGCTTGCCGTCGACCGCATCAGGGCGGCGCGGCAGGCGATCGATGCCGACAACAGCGGCGTCCTGCTCACCGGCCGTTGCGAGGCGTTCCTGCGCGGGCAGAAGGATCTAGAACTCGTGATCGACCGACTCACCGCCTATGCCGAAGCCGGGGCCGATTGCCTCTATGCGCCGGGCATTGCGACGGCGGAAGAAATTTCGGCCGTGGTGAAAGCGGTGCAACCAAAACCCGTCAATCTCCTGGTCGGCACCGGTCCCTCGCTGAAGGAGGCTTCCGCTCTCGGCGTGCGCCGCATCAGCATCGGCGCTTCGCTGGCGCGGATGGCGTGGGCCGGCTTCATGAAGGCGTCAAAGGAGATGGCGGAGAAGGGCACGTTCGGCGAATTCGCCAACGGCTATTCCGGCGGCGACCTCAACAAGATGTTTAGCTAA
- a CDS encoding NIPSNAP family protein, whose translation MTVTVFIRYQLDPFKRALFEQYSKNWLTIIPKCGGDLLGYWMPHEGTNNIAFALISFESLAAYESYRARLRADSEGMANFNFAEENQFILAEERTFLRKVVA comes from the coding sequence ATGACCGTCACCGTCTTCATCCGCTATCAGCTCGATCCCTTCAAACGCGCGCTATTCGAGCAGTACTCGAAAAACTGGCTCACCATCATCCCGAAATGCGGCGGCGATCTCCTCGGCTACTGGATGCCACACGAGGGCACCAACAACATCGCCTTCGCGCTGATCTCGTTCGAGAGTCTCGCGGCCTATGAAAGCTACCGGGCGCGGCTGCGCGCGGACAGCGAGGGCATGGCGAATTTCAATTTCGCCGAGGAGAACCAGTTCATTCTTGCGGAGGAGCGGACATTCCTGCGCAAGGTCGTAGCGTGA
- a CDS encoding helix-turn-helix transcriptional regulator encodes MKAGPDIAMVASLVGDPARANMLTALMDGRALTASELAHQAGITPQTASSHLSKLEAGGLIEPEKQGRHRYYRLTGSDVAHVLEGLAGLAERAGHTRVRTGPKEPALRRARICYDHLAGDLGVQMLDSLRKQRLVRQTKQAIELTGEGKRFMAEALQIDTEALAHPRRPVCKACLDWSERRHHLAGTLGAAVMNRFTELNWAARDPAPGSRVVNFTRTGEKRFAALFGSEQA; translated from the coding sequence ATGAAAGCAGGCCCCGACATTGCCATGGTCGCCTCTCTCGTCGGCGACCCCGCCCGCGCCAACATGCTGACCGCGCTGATGGACGGCCGTGCGCTGACCGCGAGCGAATTGGCGCACCAGGCCGGTATCACGCCGCAGACCGCGAGTTCGCATCTCTCCAAGCTCGAGGCCGGCGGGCTGATCGAGCCGGAGAAACAGGGCCGCCACCGCTATTACCGGCTCACCGGGTCTGACGTCGCTCACGTGCTCGAGGGACTGGCGGGCTTGGCCGAGCGCGCCGGCCATACCCGCGTGCGCACCGGACCGAAGGAGCCGGCGCTGCGGCGGGCGCGGATCTGTTACGACCATCTCGCCGGCGATCTCGGCGTGCAGATGCTCGACAGCCTGCGCAAGCAAAGACTGGTCCGGCAAACCAAGCAGGCGATCGAACTCACCGGCGAAGGCAAACGCTTCATGGCGGAGGCGCTGCAGATCGACACCGAAGCGCTGGCGCATCCGCGGCGTCCGGTGTGCAAGGCCTGTCTCGACTGGAGCGAACGGCGTCATCACCTCGCCGGCACGCTGGGAGCCGCGGTGATGAACCGCTTCACCGAATTGAACTGGGCGGCGCGCGATCCCGCGCCGGGCAGCCGCGTCGTGAACTTCACCCGCACCGGCGAAAAGCGATTTGCGGCATTGTTCGGAAGCGAGCAGGCCTAG
- a CDS encoding bifunctional 2-polyprenyl-6-hydroxyphenol methylase/3-demethylubiquinol 3-O-methyltransferase UbiG: MEDTVTEAVRQQYEAYSYPPPIEDGEKFLKKWGPLTCDPKFAGIQLWPEGRPRQDLRILCAGCGSSQAALIALNNPDCAVLGIDLSETSLAHSKRLCDRHGLANLELRQMSLLDVGELNRRFDLIICTGVLHHLPNPDAGLKALADVLDPSGSMAIMLYGKTGRAGVYLVQDILRRLGAGRNAEGVRIARELLKFVPSNHYLISATGKLPHDLADDAGIVDMLLHPQDRAYSVPEIIKFVEAAGLVFSGWSDNALYCADRYLSGEMLERVLTLPPAEQWAVVDNLTMLNDRHDFFVRKPESTRFLTRFDTDDFLSYVPHIRSGVRLAGDVNSLVLTRPAPQGEVIIPISRSEALMLEQVDGKKRISDILSHSIFTGSEPDKRANFARAVCERMWRSGHVLFGRSGS; this comes from the coding sequence ATGGAAGACACGGTTACGGAAGCGGTCAGGCAGCAGTACGAAGCGTATAGCTATCCGCCGCCAATTGAGGACGGCGAGAAATTCCTGAAGAAGTGGGGACCGCTGACCTGTGACCCCAAATTTGCAGGCATTCAGCTGTGGCCGGAGGGCCGGCCTCGGCAAGACCTGCGCATATTATGCGCCGGTTGCGGTTCCTCCCAAGCGGCTCTGATCGCCCTCAATAACCCGGACTGTGCTGTCCTCGGTATCGACCTTTCCGAGACCAGCCTCGCTCATTCGAAGCGTCTTTGCGACCGACACGGCCTCGCCAACCTTGAACTTCGGCAAATGAGCCTTCTGGATGTCGGCGAGTTGAACCGCCGCTTTGACCTGATCATTTGCACTGGCGTCCTTCATCACCTTCCCAATCCGGACGCCGGACTAAAGGCTCTCGCGGATGTACTCGATCCATCCGGAAGCATGGCAATCATGCTTTATGGGAAGACGGGGCGCGCTGGAGTCTATCTGGTCCAGGACATCTTGCGGCGGCTTGGAGCCGGTCGAAACGCCGAGGGCGTCAGGATTGCCCGCGAACTTCTGAAGTTTGTTCCATCGAACCATTATCTGATCTCGGCGACCGGCAAACTACCCCATGATCTTGCCGACGATGCGGGCATCGTGGATATGCTGCTTCACCCGCAAGATAGAGCCTACTCGGTGCCGGAGATCATCAAGTTTGTCGAAGCGGCTGGGCTGGTTTTCTCCGGCTGGAGCGATAACGCCCTCTACTGCGCCGACCGGTATCTCAGCGGAGAGATGCTGGAAAGGGTTTTGACGCTCCCGCCCGCGGAGCAGTGGGCCGTCGTCGATAATCTTACCATGCTGAACGACAGGCACGATTTTTTCGTCAGGAAGCCGGAAAGCACGCGCTTCCTTACCCGTTTCGATACAGATGATTTTCTGTCATATGTCCCGCACATTCGATCCGGCGTCCGCTTGGCTGGTGACGTCAACTCATTGGTCTTGACGCGCCCTGCGCCTCAAGGGGAAGTCATTATCCCGATATCGAGATCGGAAGCGCTCATGCTGGAGCAGGTGGACGGAAAAAAGCGGATATCGGATATTCTGTCCCACTCCATTTTCACAGGATCTGAGCCCGACAAAAGAGCGAATTTCGCGCGCGCCGTCTGCGAGCGCATGTGGCGATCGGGGCATGTCCTGTTTGGCCGATCCGGCTCTTAA
- a CDS encoding alpha/beta fold hydrolase, translating into MCVIALAAALALIALSPAASAETERPAAREPYGIALEGFAYPYPVHLLPLVNDGEQVRMAYMDVAPAQPNGRSVVLLHGRNFPSSYWAPVIKTLSDAGYRVIVPDQIGFGKSSKPQGDLHFDTLARNTMALLDHLAIAKADIVAHSLGGMLGVRIARAYPDRIAHLVLTAPIGLEDYRLYVPPTPTEKILENEDKLTAEAYRKQLETNYALKLPPEQVTPFIDARFNIKGSAEYKRWLRAFVSSAQMIYREPVAHEIPLITQPTLFVMGADDHNAPGRANAPEALRAKMGQNAELAKALAAGMAKGRAEVIPNTGHLVFLEAPGKYNELVLGFLAAP; encoded by the coding sequence ATGTGCGTCATCGCGCTGGCAGCCGCTTTGGCCTTGATTGCGTTATCGCCTGCGGCATCAGCAGAAACCGAACGACCCGCGGCGCGCGAGCCCTACGGCATCGCGCTTGAAGGTTTTGCCTATCCCTACCCCGTCCATCTGCTGCCGCTGGTGAACGACGGCGAGCAGGTGCGGATGGCCTATATGGATGTTGCGCCGGCGCAGCCGAACGGACGCAGCGTGGTGCTGCTGCACGGCCGCAATTTTCCATCGAGCTACTGGGCGCCGGTCATCAAGACCTTGAGCGATGCCGGCTATCGCGTGATCGTGCCGGACCAGATCGGTTTTGGAAAATCGTCGAAGCCGCAGGGCGATTTGCATTTCGATACGCTGGCGCGCAACACGATGGCGCTGCTCGATCATCTCGCCATCGCCAAAGCCGACATCGTCGCGCATTCGCTCGGCGGCATGCTCGGCGTGCGGATCGCGCGCGCCTATCCTGACAGGATTGCGCATCTGGTGCTGACCGCGCCGATCGGGCTCGAAGATTACCGGCTCTACGTGCCGCCGACGCCGACCGAGAAGATTCTGGAAAACGAGGACAAGTTGACCGCGGAGGCCTATCGCAAGCAGCTTGAGACCAATTACGCGCTGAAACTGCCGCCTGAACAGGTCACGCCGTTCATCGACGCGCGCTTCAACATCAAGGGCAGCGCCGAATATAAGCGATGGCTGCGCGCCTTCGTCAGCTCGGCGCAGATGATCTACCGCGAGCCTGTAGCGCACGAGATTCCCCTGATCACGCAGCCGACGCTGTTCGTGATGGGCGCCGACGACCACAACGCGCCGGGCCGAGCCAATGCGCCGGAGGCGCTGCGCGCGAAAATGGGGCAGAATGCCGAGCTTGCCAAAGCGCTCGCTGCTGGCATGGCGAAGGGGCGGGCCGAGGTGATCCCGAACACGGGACATCTGGTCTTTCTGGAAGCGCCGGGCAAATATAACGAGCTGGTGCTCGGATTCCTGGCCGCCCCGTAG
- a CDS encoding GCG_CRPN prefix-to-repeats domain-containing protein has protein sequence MKYLFAAVLALGTVASFSAAEAAQGCGPGWARGPYGRCQPIRRAVVVRPAPVVVVRPAAPAVVVRPGRVCPYGTVWRYGRCRAY, from the coding sequence ATGAAGTACCTTTTCGCAGCAGTTTTGGCCCTGGGCACCGTTGCCAGCTTCAGCGCGGCGGAAGCCGCGCAAGGATGCGGCCCCGGCTGGGCTCGCGGCCCTTACGGCCGATGCCAACCCATTCGCAGGGCCGTCGTAGTTCGTCCAGCCCCGGTCGTCGTGGTACGGCCTGCAGCTCCGGCCGTCGTCGTGCGGCCCGGCCGCGTGTGTCCTTACGGCACCGTGTGGCGCTATGGACGCTGCCGCGCTTACTGA
- a CDS encoding glycerophosphodiester phosphodiesterase family protein translates to MPARHRSALLAALWLLIAPLPAAADDILLPREPQIGPRPFYLVDKMKDGPLKQQLSQCTGPFRKTDFSIGHRGAALEFPEHTRESYIAAARMGAGIIECDVTFTKDRELVCRHSQCDLHTTTNILTVPALAAKCTQPLSPADPATGKKASAKCCTSDITLAEFRMLSAKMDGFNPDAKTPEEYQNGTPRWRTDLYANSGTLMTHDESIALIKSLGAKFTPELKASEVPMPFDGDYTQEKYASQMLDAYKKAGIPPSDVFAQSFNLADVLYWVKTEPEFAKQAVYLEERYEKQGLDPAKPETWKPSMAELKAQGVAILGPPIWTMLTLNDNKEIVPSEYAKAAKAAGLDLIGWSLERDGPLHKGGGFYHRSIRSAIDRDGDTLTALDVLAKQVGIRGMFSDWPATTTFYASCTGMK, encoded by the coding sequence ATGCCTGCCCGCCATCGCTCCGCCCTGCTCGCCGCGCTCTGGCTCCTGATCGCGCCCCTGCCCGCCGCGGCCGACGACATCCTGCTGCCGCGCGAGCCGCAGATAGGGCCACGGCCGTTCTATCTCGTCGACAAGATGAAGGATGGGCCGCTGAAGCAACAACTCAGCCAGTGCACCGGGCCGTTTCGCAAGACGGACTTTTCGATCGGCCACCGCGGCGCCGCGCTGGAATTTCCCGAGCATACGCGCGAGTCCTATATCGCCGCTGCCCGGATGGGCGCCGGCATCATCGAATGCGACGTGACATTTACGAAAGACCGCGAACTGGTTTGCCGCCATTCGCAATGCGACCTGCACACCACCACCAACATCCTGACCGTGCCGGCGCTCGCCGCCAAATGCACGCAACCCTTAAGCCCGGCCGATCCCGCCACCGGCAAGAAAGCCTCCGCAAAGTGCTGCACCAGCGACATCACGCTGGCCGAATTCCGGATGCTGAGTGCGAAGATGGACGGCTTCAATCCGGATGCCAAAACGCCGGAGGAATATCAGAACGGCACGCCGCGCTGGCGCACCGACCTCTATGCCAATTCCGGCACGCTGATGACGCATGACGAGAGCATCGCGCTGATCAAGAGTCTCGGCGCCAAATTCACGCCGGAGCTGAAGGCGTCGGAAGTGCCGATGCCGTTCGACGGCGACTACACCCAGGAGAAATATGCCAGCCAGATGCTGGACGCCTACAAGAAGGCCGGCATTCCCCCGAGCGACGTGTTCGCACAAAGCTTCAACCTGGCCGACGTGCTCTATTGGGTGAAGACCGAGCCGGAATTCGCCAAACAGGCGGTTTATCTCGAAGAACGCTATGAGAAGCAGGGCCTCGATCCCGCCAAGCCGGAGACCTGGAAGCCCTCGATGGCGGAATTGAAGGCGCAAGGCGTCGCCATCCTCGGCCCGCCGATCTGGACCATGCTGACGCTGAACGACAACAAGGAAATCGTTCCCTCCGAATACGCCAAGGCCGCCAAAGCCGCCGGCCTCGACCTGATCGGCTGGTCGCTGGAGCGCGACGGCCCGCTGCACAAGGGCGGCGGCTTCTATCACCGCTCCATCAGGTCGGCGATCGACCGCGACGGCGACACGCTGACGGCGCTCGACGTCTTGGCAAAGCAGGTCGGCATCCGCGGCATGTTCTCGGACTGGCCGGCCACGACGACGTTTTATGCGAGCTGCACCGGAATGAAGTGA
- a CDS encoding protein-L-isoaspartate(D-aspartate) O-methyltransferase — translation MAERTIMRILLPLVLSMVAGAREATAQDAECARERADMVETVRAYGRSDARGLGRQGLSERVLEAMRQTKRHLFIPERSCSIAYADMPVSIGHGQTISQPYIVALMTELAEVAPDHVVLEIGTGSGYQAAILAHLARKVCTIEIIPPLAEVATKTLRDLAYDNVSVRLGDGFAGWPECGPFDAIVVTAALGEVPPPLIEQLKVGGRLVMPVGAAYSIQQLTVVEKTAPDKTTARAVALVRFVPFTRSKN, via the coding sequence ATGGCCGAGCGCACGATCATGAGGATCTTGTTGCCACTCGTGCTGTCCATGGTTGCCGGCGCGCGGGAAGCGACGGCACAGGACGCCGAATGCGCCCGCGAACGCGCGGACATGGTCGAAACCGTCCGTGCCTACGGCCGCTCCGACGCCCGTGGTCTGGGACGGCAGGGCCTCTCGGAGAGGGTCCTTGAGGCCATGCGGCAAACCAAACGCCATCTGTTCATCCCTGAACGATCCTGCTCCATCGCATACGCGGACATGCCGGTTTCGATCGGTCACGGCCAGACCATATCGCAGCCGTATATCGTGGCCTTGATGACAGAATTGGCCGAGGTCGCGCCCGATCATGTCGTGCTCGAAATCGGCACGGGTTCGGGCTACCAGGCCGCCATCCTTGCGCACCTCGCGCGGAAGGTCTGCACTATCGAGATCATTCCGCCACTGGCCGAGGTCGCCACGAAAACACTTCGGGACCTCGCGTATGACAATGTGAGTGTCCGTCTGGGCGACGGCTTTGCCGGCTGGCCCGAATGCGGTCCGTTTGACGCCATCGTCGTGACCGCCGCGCTTGGCGAGGTGCCGCCGCCGCTGATCGAGCAGCTCAAGGTGGGCGGCCGCCTCGTCATGCCGGTGGGCGCCGCTTACTCCATTCAGCAACTCACGGTCGTCGAAAAAACCGCTCCCGACAAGACGACGGCGCGCGCCGTCGCCCTCGTGCGCTTTGTGCCGTTTACGCGTTCGAAGAATTAG